CAGTAGTCCCTGCGCCGCCGGCGGACGGCAGCACGGTCTCTTGGGGCGACTCGGCCCCCGCGATCCGCAAACGTCCGCCACCCGGGTCCTCGGCCGGGGCCAGCGGCGCATCGGCGATCGGCTGCCCCCGCAGCGCCGCCGAGAGCTGTCGCGCCGCCGCTCCATCATCGAGCGCGAAAAGCTCCGCCGCACTGGGGATGACGAGGGTTCGGTTCGCCTGCAGGAGGTTGATATCGCCGCCGACGAAGGCATCCTGGTTGCTACGATAGAGCGCCAACGCCGTCTGGGCCAGGGTTGCGCCCGGGGGATCGATGAGCCGGGCAACCTGTAATAGGCCAACGCCCGCCGGAACCGGCTTGGAATAGAGCGGAAAGTCCAGCCCAAGTGCGATTTCCGGGATCTCGGCCGGGCCGCCCGCGCTCACCGACGGTCGCATAATGGACGTGCCCGTCGGCCTGCGCGGCCGACGACCTTCTGCCGTCACCGGCGGATCGAGAAGCACGACGTACTCCCGCACGAGGCGGCCATCAGACTGGTTGACCTCGATCAAAAAATCGAGGAACGGCTCACGAATCGGCTCACGGCTCGTGACCCGGATCACCGGCCGCCCATCCGGTGCGATCTGGGGATTGAAGCGCAGCTTGTTGAGGAAAAAGTAACGTTCCGCGCCGGCCTTCTCGAACTCGGCTTCAGAAGCGAGGGAAACCTTCAATGTGTCGAGCTCGTCGACCTTCGCGTCGATGAGCTCGATTTCGCCAAGAAAGGGCTGATTGAGGGCTGAATCTGCATGCAGCTCACCAAGCCCAAGGGCTTCCGCGCCTGTGGGAGCCAACACCAGAGACACCGCAGAGGCCAGGATCATCCTGCGATACATGCCGTCTCCTCAGTTACCTGGAGGGTGCCGCGAAAGGCGACCTCCCCCGCCCGCGTCGAAAGACATTTGGTAGCGCACCGACAAACGGTTGAGAATCCAGCTAATCTCATCCTTGCGTCCCGCACCGAGCAGCTGCTCACGGGACCCCGACCGACCGTCAACAACGGAGACGAGCGATTATTGAGACCTATGTCAAGCGACCTCGCCGACCATCGGGCTTAACGCCGCAACTTGCTTGCAGCGCAGTTGCGATCGCGCAACGACCGCCTTCGAGCGCTGAAGGCCGTCAAGCGCTCCGTGCCGCGACATCCACGGACCGATGTCGCAACTATAATCGATGAATCATTGCCCGCCAAAATATTCACCGCCGGATTTAAGGTATGCGTCACAGCAAACCGGTCGACCGGCGGCATGATGCGGGCGTCAACGCTCGTATTCCAACAACAACCGCAGCATCCGACGCAGTGGCTCGGCGGCACCCCAGAGCAGTTGATCGCCCACGGTGAAGGCCGCCAAGAAGCGATCCCCCATCGCCAGCCGGCGCAACCGTCCGACCGGGACCGTCAACGAGCCGGCCACGGCCGTCGGGGAAAGGTGGTGGATCGTCTCGTCACGGTCGTTGGCGATCAGCTTCACCCATGGGTTGGCCTCGGCGATGATCGCCTCGGCATCGACCACCGGCAAATCCCGGTTGAGCTTGATGGTCAGGCCCTGGCTGTGGCAGCGCATCGCCCCGACGCGTACGCAGATGCCATCGATCGGGATCGGCTGCTCTTCGCGGCCGAGAATCTTGTTGGTCTCGACCTGCCCCTTCCACTCCTCACGGCTCTGACCGTTGGGCATCTGGGCGTCGATCCATGGGATCAGGCTGCCAGCCAAGGGTACGCCGAAGTTGGCGCAAGGGAAATCCTCCGCGCGCATCGCCGCCGTGACCGCGCGGTCGAGTTCGAGGATGGCGCTGGCCGGATCGTCGAGCCGCGCACCCACCGCCTCGTGCAGCGCACCCATCTGCTCGAGAAGCTCGCGCATGTTCTTGGCACCAGCACCGGAGGCGGCCTGATAGGTCATCGCACTGACCCATTCCACCAGCCCCTCGCGGAACAGCCCGCCAATCGCCATCAGCATCAGGCTGACGGTGCAGTTGCCGCCGATGAAGTCGCGCTTGCCCTCGGCGAGGGCGGCCTCGATCACCGGCCGATTGACCGGATCTAGGATGATGACGCTGTCGCGGTCGAGGCGTTTGGCCGACGCCGCGTCGATCCAATAGCCGCCCCAACCGCGGGCACGCAGCTCGGGATGGATCTGCTTCGTGTAATCGCCCCCCTGGCAGGTGACGATGACATCGAGCGTCGCCAGGACATCGAGATCGTAGGCGTCGGCGAGTGGCGCCGAGCCCCGGCCAACGTCGGGCCCCGCCGCGCCGATCTGCGACGTCGTAAAAAACAGAATTTCAGGAAGATCGGCGAAGTCGCCCTCTTCGCGCATCCGCTCCATCAGGACGGAGCCGACCATTCCGCGCCAACCGATAAAACCGACCCGTCTCATCGCACCATCCTCAGTGAAACAATAGGGCAACTTGAATATTCAAAGTGCCGGCGTGGAGCCAGGATGGCCCGCACGGAAAACGCGAATCAGCGTTTCCCTAGTGCCCGCGCGCTGGTCAGATCAGCCAGACTGGACCAACGCGGCGACGACCGCGTCGCCCATCTCTGCCGTGCCCACCTGGCGCATGCCAGCCGACATGATGTCCCCGGTACGCAGCCCCTGATCCAACACGCGGCTGACCGCCGCCTCGATCTGCTGGGCCACCTCCGGCTCGTGCAGCGAGTAGCGCAACATCATGGCAACCGACAGGATGGTCGCAAGGGGATTGGCGATGCCTTTACCGGCGATGTCCGGAGCCGAGCCGTGAATCGGCTCGTACATACCTTGTCCATCGGCGTTCAGCGAGGCCGACGGCAGCATGCCGATCGAGCCGGTCAGCATGGCGGCGGCATCGGAGAGGATGTCGCCGAACATGTTGGTCGTGACCATAACGTCGAACTGCTTCGGCGCCCGCACCAACTGCATCGCCGCATTGTCGACATACATGTGCGATAGGACGACGTCCGGATAGTCGCGGGCGACATCGGCCGCGACCTCGCGCCACAGCTCGGTGCACTCGAGCACGTTGGCCTTGTCGACCGAGCAGACGCGCTTGCCGCGCTGGCGGGCGACGTCGAAGGCCACCCGGCAGATGCGCCGGATCTCGGACTCGGTGTAGACGAGCGTATTGACACCGCGCCGCTCGCCGGACTCCTGGCGGGTAACGCCGCGCGGCTCGCCGAAATAGATGCCACCGGTCAGCTCGCGCACGATGAGGATATCGAGGCCTGCGACCAACTCCGCCTTGAGGCTCGAGGCATCGGCGAGCTGCCGGTAGAGGATCGCCGGTCGCAGGTTGGCGAAGAGCCCCAACCCGGCGCGCAACCCGAGAAGGCCTTTCTCCGGGCGCACCGCGATCGGCAGCGGTTCCCACTTGGCCCCGCCGACGGCCCCGAGCAACACGGCATCGGCGGTGCGGGCCGCGGCCAGCGTCTCCTCGGGTAACGGATGACCACAGGCATCGTAGGCGGCACCGCCGACCAACGCCTCTTCCAATGTCAGGTCGAGGCCGAAGCGCGCTCGCACCGCCTCGAGGACCTTGATCGCCTCGGCGACGATCTCCGGACCGATGCCGTCGCCAGCGAGGATCAGGATCTTCTTACTCAACGTCTTGTCTCCGCACGGCCCGTCGCAGCGGGCACGGTGATTGGCAGCGGGGTCGCTCGCCGCAAGTGGACGGTCAGGTGAACAGCCAGGGCGCCTCGGCGCAGCGGCGCGCCTCGTAGGCGCGAATCGCCTCGACCTGCTGCAGGGTCAGGCTGATGTCGTCGAGCCCTTCGAGCAAACAATGCTTGCGGAAGGCGTCGACCTCGAACGGGATCGTCCGGCCAGTCGGCAACTGCAGGGTCTGAGCCGATAGATCGACTGCGATCTGGAGTGCCTCCTCGCCATTGGCCAAGGCAAACAGCTCGTCGACCGTCTCGGCCGGCAGCCGAATCGGCAGGATGCCGTTCTTGAAGCAATTGCTGTAGAAGATATCGGCGAAGCTCGGTGCGATCAGGACGCGGAAGCCCTGCCCCATCAGCGCCCAAGGGGCGTGCTCGCGCGACGACCCGCAGCCGAAGTTCTCCCGGCCAAGCAGGATGTTCGCCCCGGCATAGCGCGGATCGTTGAGGACGAAGTCCGGGTTCAGCGGCCGCTTGCTGCAGTCCTGATCCGGTTCGCCACGATCGAGGTAACGCCATTCGTCGAACAGGTTCGGG
This portion of the Thioflavicoccus mobilis 8321 genome encodes:
- the asd gene encoding aspartate-semialdehyde dehydrogenase, with protein sequence MRRVGFIGWRGMVGSVLMERMREEGDFADLPEILFFTTSQIGAAGPDVGRGSAPLADAYDLDVLATLDVIVTCQGGDYTKQIHPELRARGWGGYWIDAASAKRLDRDSVIILDPVNRPVIEAALAEGKRDFIGGNCTVSLMLMAIGGLFREGLVEWVSAMTYQAASGAGAKNMRELLEQMGALHEAVGARLDDPASAILELDRAVTAAMRAEDFPCANFGVPLAGSLIPWIDAQMPNGQSREEWKGQVETNKILGREEQPIPIDGICVRVGAMRCHSQGLTIKLNRDLPVVDAEAIIAEANPWVKLIANDRDETIHHLSPTAVAGSLTVPVGRLRRLAMGDRFLAAFTVGDQLLWGAAEPLRRMLRLLLEYER
- the leuD gene encoding 3-isopropylmalate dehydratase small subunit codes for the protein MEPFVNFVGVVCPLDRANVDTDAIIPKQFLKSIKRTGFGPNLFDEWRYLDRGEPDQDCSKRPLNPDFVLNDPRYAGANILLGRENFGCGSSREHAPWALMGQGFRVLIAPSFADIFYSNCFKNGILPIRLPAETVDELFALANGEEALQIAVDLSAQTLQLPTGRTIPFEVDAFRKHCLLEGLDDISLTLQQVEAIRAYEARRCAEAPWLFT
- the leuB gene encoding 3-isopropylmalate dehydrogenase; amino-acid sequence: MSKKILILAGDGIGPEIVAEAIKVLEAVRARFGLDLTLEEALVGGAAYDACGHPLPEETLAAARTADAVLLGAVGGAKWEPLPIAVRPEKGLLGLRAGLGLFANLRPAILYRQLADASSLKAELVAGLDILIVRELTGGIYFGEPRGVTRQESGERRGVNTLVYTESEIRRICRVAFDVARQRGKRVCSVDKANVLECTELWREVAADVARDYPDVVLSHMYVDNAAMQLVRAPKQFDVMVTTNMFGDILSDAAAMLTGSIGMLPSASLNADGQGMYEPIHGSAPDIAGKGIANPLATILSVAMMLRYSLHEPEVAQQIEAAVSRVLDQGLRTGDIMSAGMRQVGTAEMGDAVVAALVQSG